AAAATTTTATGCAGAAACATATTTCGATTTAATTAGGAATGTTCCGGATATTGTTGGATGGGTTTATAAAAATTTAGATAAACCTTGGAAGAACAACTCTTCAAGGTCTAGTATAGATAAAATGAACTCTAGAAAACTTGTCAAATTACTAAAGATACTTGACCCAGATTATGTTGTTTGTACTCATTTCCTTCCAGCATCTGTAATCTCCGATTTGATTGAAAATGAAAAAATTAGTTGTAAATTATCTATTGTAATTACTGATTATCATGCACACGCTCTTTGGTTATGTAAAAATGTTGATCGGTATTTTGTGCCTACAGATGAAGTTAAAGAACACTTAATATCAGTTGGAATACTCGATGAAAAAATATCTACAACAGGCATTCCAATAGATCCTGCCTTCATGAATAAATTAGATAAATCTGAAGCTAGAAGCATTTTAAATTTACCACTTAAAGATAAAATAATTCTCATTTCTGCTGGCGGTTTTGGACATGGTTTAACAGCTGATTACTTGATAGAATCATTAATGAGAATGACTAAGAAAGCACATATAGTTGTAATCTGTGGTAAGAATGAAAGTATAAAATTACGACTTCAGGAGCTAATTGATATTGCTGTTGAAAATGGAAAAATTGATAATTTAACTTTCGATATTATTGGATACACAACAAAAATGGTTGAATATATGTCAGCTGCTGATATAGTTGTTGGGAAACCAGGAGGATCTACAACTG
Above is a window of Chlorobiota bacterium DNA encoding:
- a CDS encoding glycosyltransferase, which translates into the protein MFNKVLVISASSGGGHLRVAEALVTAFGNKNATRQIYHIDALQFMPKTFRKFYAETYFDLIRNVPDIVGWVYKNLDKPWKNNSSRSSIDKMNSRKLVKLLKILDPDYVVCTHFLPASVISDLIENEKISCKLSIVITDYHAHALWLCKNVDRYFVPTDEVKEHLISVGILDEKISTTGIPIDPAFMNKLDKSEARSILNLPLKDKIILISAGGFGHGLTADYLIESLMRMTKKAHIVVICGKNESIKLRLQELIDIAVENGKIDNLTFDIIGYTTKMVEYMSAADIVVGKPGGSTTAEAMAKGLAFVVVNPIPGQEVYNADFITEQGAAIKSNNLSTLAYKIDKIIEDEIQLNKMKENALRISSPDAAYKVVDILIDNQIIE